A stretch of Campylobacter showae DNA encodes these proteins:
- a CDS encoding PD-(D/E)XK nuclease family protein, whose product MQNLDKLYIFTNSRKIREFNAEFQNELVPKAMTIAQFEQKAVLVPGRFEADEAYALVLMQRACASVREASERLRIPPDFFAFLKNNDYLFSFFKELAISKKSVADLKFSDIYADYEEHLGILEAVLARYKELLAAENLYDGIVLPEIYELNGGFVREFREINLEVDGFLSEFEWELFGEIAKLTTLKIIFQTSKFNKKLISKLAEISGLDASEFGLYGEFELNLSSRELKKTGSVRKNPLILKRSFSARSLQAAYAMAKASEFVADGIKPENIAVILPDESFAEILRLHDRGKMFNFAMGESFTRTRFFQILKCMVTAINDKIRVNLSEDNYKNFNEFEFNLHEFSVSGELFEKFKNSFEAPCSFEDFRALMEEILALESDHPAAQKTREELFYAQSLARYFSFTLRQICEIFLIKLARLRLDHVGGGKIGVMGVLESRGLKFEGVIVLDFNDDLVPKRSVNEMFLSSRVRQKAGLIGYVDRENLQRFYYESLIGGAKKAAICYAANEEKIASRFLGEFNAVEDARFSDESYAALFNGEFDAKADFADEQNFEGEINPSLDEKNEAKPGQMKIAKERSLFEFGEAESELNLADKFDEKAAQNKTLSEKQQAVNLINFTRKMPAKPKIFEQDIIVKHDFFAIPLSFSRLNTYLQCPRRYYYRYILGVKPPVMPQTASAADFGNSLHRALFEYYSKFDRFDLAKFETVLRELNTPPLEREITMIKMEKFKAVEDARYESGWRVKGLEKELDSVFAGVRITGKIDRIDVCGGELAVIDYKSGKFDAKSLQLPFYEALVGRPCEGYFYDLKDNMNLVAGEASTDALAEAIEQLKSINDTPINFGEAKGAMSEYEDYKILVKGEL is encoded by the coding sequence ATGCAAAATTTAGACAAACTTTACATCTTTACCAACTCGCGAAAGATTCGCGAATTTAACGCGGAATTTCAAAACGAACTCGTGCCAAAGGCCATGACGATAGCGCAGTTTGAGCAAAAGGCCGTGCTGGTGCCGGGGCGCTTTGAGGCGGACGAGGCGTACGCGCTGGTGCTGATGCAGCGAGCCTGCGCGAGCGTGAGAGAGGCCTCCGAGCGGCTGCGCATCCCGCCCGATTTTTTCGCGTTTTTGAAAAACAACGACTATCTTTTTAGCTTTTTTAAGGAGCTTGCTATCAGCAAAAAGAGCGTGGCGGATCTGAAATTTAGCGATATTTACGCCGATTACGAGGAGCATCTGGGTATCCTCGAGGCGGTGCTTGCGCGATATAAGGAGCTGCTCGCGGCCGAAAATCTATACGACGGTATCGTGCTGCCTGAAATTTACGAGCTAAACGGCGGGTTTGTGAGGGAATTCCGTGAGATAAATCTCGAAGTGGACGGCTTTTTGAGCGAATTTGAGTGGGAGCTGTTTGGCGAGATAGCCAAGCTAACGACGCTAAAAATCATCTTTCAAACCAGCAAATTTAACAAAAAACTGATCTCAAAACTGGCTGAAATCTCTGGGCTAGATGCAAGCGAGTTTGGTCTATACGGCGAATTTGAGCTAAATTTGAGCTCGCGCGAGCTAAAAAAAACGGGCTCCGTGCGCAAAAATCCGCTCATTTTAAAAAGGAGCTTTAGCGCTAGGAGCTTGCAGGCGGCCTACGCGATGGCAAAGGCTAGCGAGTTCGTGGCTGATGGCATCAAGCCCGAAAACATCGCCGTTATCTTGCCCGACGAGAGTTTTGCCGAGATCTTGCGCCTGCACGACCGTGGCAAGATGTTTAACTTCGCGATGGGCGAGAGCTTTACGCGCACGCGGTTTTTTCAAATTTTAAAGTGCATGGTAACCGCTATAAATGACAAAATCCGCGTAAATTTGAGCGAGGATAACTATAAAAATTTCAACGAATTCGAGTTTAATCTGCACGAATTTAGCGTTAGCGGCGAGCTGTTTGAGAAATTTAAAAACAGCTTTGAGGCGCCTTGCTCGTTTGAGGATTTTAGGGCGCTGATGGAGGAGATTTTGGCGCTTGAGAGCGACCACCCCGCCGCACAAAAAACGCGCGAGGAGCTATTTTACGCGCAGAGTTTGGCGCGGTATTTTAGCTTTACGCTGCGTCAAATTTGCGAGATATTTTTGATAAAGCTAGCCAGGCTTAGGCTTGATCACGTAGGCGGCGGTAAGATCGGCGTCATGGGCGTTTTGGAGAGTCGCGGGCTTAAATTTGAGGGCGTCATAGTGCTTGATTTTAATGATGATCTGGTGCCAAAACGCAGCGTAAACGAGATGTTTTTGAGCTCGCGCGTACGTCAAAAAGCGGGCCTCATCGGCTACGTGGACCGCGAAAATTTGCAGAGATTTTACTACGAGAGCCTAATCGGAGGCGCGAAAAAGGCGGCGATATGCTACGCGGCAAACGAGGAGAAAATCGCATCAAGATTTCTCGGCGAATTTAATGCTGTGGAGGACGCGAGATTTAGCGACGAGAGCTATGCGGCGCTGTTTAACGGCGAATTTGACGCAAAGGCCGATTTTGCGGATGAGCAAAATTTCGAGGGCGAGATTAACCCGAGTCTTGACGAAAAGAACGAGGCTAAGCCAGGTCAAATGAAAATCGCCAAAGAGCGAAGTTTGTTTGAATTTGGCGAAGCGGAGAGCGAGCTAAATTTAGCCGACAAATTTGACGAAAAAGCGGCGCAAAACAAAACGCTGAGCGAAAAACAGCAAGCCGTAAATTTGATAAATTTCACGCGAAAAATGCCCGCAAAGCCTAAAATTTTCGAGCAGGACATCATCGTCAAGCACGATTTTTTCGCTATCCCGCTCTCTTTTAGCAGGTTAAACACCTATTTGCAGTGCCCGCGGCGGTATTATTACAGATATATCCTAGGCGTAAAGCCGCCCGTGATGCCGCAAACGGCGTCTGCAGCGGACTTTGGCAACTCGCTACATAGGGCGCTTTTTGAGTATTATTCTAAATTCGATCGATTTGACCTCGCTAAATTTGAAACGGTGCTAAGAGAGTTAAACACGCCGCCGCTAGAGCGCGAGATAACGATGATAAAGATGGAAAAATTTAAGGCCGTAGAGGACGCGAGATATGAGTCGGGATGGCGCGTGAAGGGGCTCGAAAAAGAGCTTGATAGCGTGTTCGCGGGCGTGCGCATAACCGGCAAAATCGACCGCATAGACGTGTGCGGCGGCGAGCTAGCGGTGATTGATTATAAAAGCGGAAAATTTGATGCTAAATCCTTGCAACTACCATTTTACGAAGCGCTCGTGGGTAGGCCTTGCGAGGGGTATTTTTATGATCTAAAAGATAATATGAATTTGGTGGCGGGCGAGGCTAGCACGGATGCGCTTGCAGAGGCGATCGAGCAGCTAAAATCCATCAACGACACGCCGATAAATTTCGGGGAGGCGAAGGGCGCGATGAGCGAATACGAAGACTATAAAATTTTAGTGAAAGGCGAGCTATGA
- a CDS encoding FixH family protein — protein MAKNYWPHAIVGSLILIVASCVATIILAVKNPVEMDGFYFERYQNVDENINEIEASLRRFDAKYALKFEAKFDGLSGHFAIAVAPKNGSVAPNFTHEILLTRPATNEQNQNLDAKFEGQILKTQSVTLPKKGRWQILLKISDANDTGFYKFNFEAR, from the coding sequence ATGGCTAAAAACTACTGGCCTCACGCTATCGTCGGCTCGCTTATTTTGATAGTCGCCTCCTGCGTAGCGACCATTATTCTGGCCGTCAAAAACCCCGTGGAGATGGACGGCTTTTACTTTGAGCGATACCAAAACGTCGATGAAAACATAAACGAGATCGAGGCTAGTCTGCGTAGATTTGACGCCAAATACGCTCTTAAATTTGAGGCTAAATTTGACGGGCTAAGCGGGCATTTTGCGATCGCCGTTGCGCCTAAAAACGGCTCGGTAGCGCCAAATTTTACTCACGAGATTTTACTAACCAGGCCCGCAACGAACGAGCAAAATCAAAATTTAGACGCCAAATTTGAGGGGCAAATTTTAAAAACGCAGTCCGTGACGCTCCCAAAAAAAGGCAGATGGCAAATTTTGCTAAAAATATCCGACGCAAACGACACGGGCTTTTATAAATTTAACTTCGAGGCGCGCTAG
- a CDS encoding DUF4006 family protein, with translation MENTNRNVFGLHGVTGLLIATGLLLAILAALTYYAIKLQQEVAQKPYTLNASELKMKSADNAKQVRVKE, from the coding sequence ATGGAAAACACGAATCGAAACGTCTTCGGTCTACACGGCGTGACCGGGCTACTCATTGCAACCGGGCTTCTGCTAGCGATCCTGGCGGCACTCACGTACTACGCGATCAAGCTCCAGCAAGAAGTCGCGCAAAAGCCATACACGCTAAACGCCTCCGAGCTAAAGATGAAAAGCGCGGATAACGCCAAGCAAGTGCGCGTAAAGGAGTAA
- a CDS encoding cbb3-type cytochrome c oxidase N-terminal domain-containing protein → MQWFNLEDNVNLLGLIGAIAIVLATVFVVSRLVGQMKVAKPDAELSEHSWDGIGEYKNPVPLGWAIVYAICIVWALWYMIAGYPVNSYSQIGEYNEEVAAANAKFEKSFANPDAKTLHAMGESVFLVQCSSCHGITGDGINGKAADLSKWGSEEGIFDTIMNGSKGLEYPMGEMPAGMADEEGAKAIAAYIAKEISGIKKTKNENLVASGKELFATCAACHGEDGKGMEGNSPDLSKYGTAEFVEDVLQRGKKGAIGTMPKFSDGRLNALQQKAVGEYVISLSKGE, encoded by the coding sequence ATGCAATGGTTTAATTTAGAAGATAACGTAAATTTACTGGGGCTTATCGGAGCTATTGCTATCGTTTTAGCCACGGTTTTCGTCGTAAGTCGCTTGGTTGGGCAGATGAAGGTAGCAAAACCGGATGCCGAGCTAAGCGAGCATAGTTGGGACGGCATAGGCGAGTACAAAAATCCCGTACCGCTGGGCTGGGCGATAGTTTATGCGATATGCATCGTCTGGGCCTTGTGGTATATGATCGCCGGCTATCCGGTAAACTCCTACTCGCAAATCGGCGAATACAACGAAGAAGTCGCCGCCGCAAACGCTAAATTTGAAAAGAGTTTCGCAAATCCAGACGCCAAGACACTTCACGCGATGGGCGAGAGCGTGTTTTTGGTGCAGTGTTCCTCCTGCCACGGCATAACGGGCGACGGTATAAACGGCAAGGCCGCAGACCTTTCCAAATGGGGTAGCGAAGAGGGGATATTTGATACGATAATGAACGGCTCAAAAGGCCTTGAGTACCCGATGGGCGAGATGCCTGCCGGTATGGCGGACGAAGAGGGCGCAAAGGCGATCGCGGCCTACATCGCTAAGGAAATTTCCGGTATAAAAAAGACCAAAAACGAAAATTTGGTAGCTAGCGGCAAGGAGCTTTTTGCGACCTGCGCGGCGTGCCACGGCGAGGACGGCAAAGGCATGGAGGGCAACTCTCCTGATCTATCTAAATACGGCACGGCCGAGTTTGTCGAGGACGTGTTGCAGCGCGGTAAAAAGGGCGCTATCGGTACGATGCCTAAATTTAGCGACGGCAGATTAAACGCTTTACAGCAAAAAGCCGTCGGCGAGTACGTCATCTCGCTTTCTAAAGGAGAATAA
- a CDS encoding cytochrome c oxidase, cbb3-type, CcoQ subunit — protein MDAQTLRDIQGYGAFIFLAVCAALLYGYYFHLYRSEKSGRRNYERYSDLALKDGIDEEILESASIEQNAKKEK, from the coding sequence ATGGATGCGCAGACTCTAAGAGATATCCAAGGATACGGAGCTTTTATCTTTCTAGCCGTGTGCGCCGCGCTTCTTTACGGATACTATTTTCATCTGTATAGATCCGAAAAGAGCGGCAGGCGAAACTACGAAAGATACTCCGACCTCGCCCTAAAAGACGGTATCGACGAGGAAATTTTAGAGTCTGCGTCCATAGAGCAAAACGCTAAAAAGGAAAAATAA
- the ccoO gene encoding cytochrome-c oxidase, cbb3-type subunit II — MFSWLEKNPFFFAVMVFIFIAYAGVIEILPDFANRARPLEGTKPPTVLQLAGKHVYMKDSCNACHTQQIRPFKAETDRYGMYSLSGEYAFDRPHLWGSKRTGPDLWRVGNYRTTDWHENHMKEPTSVVPGSIMPAYKHHFSNNADIETAYGEAVTTKKVFGVPYDVEGMPKLGTYEQAQAAAKEEAAVIVEEMKDEEVKKAFERGEIREIVALIAYLNSLK; from the coding sequence ATGTTTAGTTGGTTAGAAAAAAATCCCTTCTTTTTCGCGGTTATGGTTTTTATATTTATCGCCTATGCGGGCGTGATCGAGATTTTGCCTGATTTTGCCAACAGAGCTAGGCCGCTTGAGGGAACCAAGCCGCCGACGGTTTTACAACTTGCGGGCAAACACGTGTATATGAAAGATAGCTGTAACGCCTGCCATACGCAGCAAATTCGCCCTTTTAAGGCTGAGACCGACAGATACGGCATGTATTCGCTTAGCGGCGAGTATGCGTTTGATCGTCCGCATCTTTGGGGATCAAAGAGAACCGGCCCCGACCTTTGGCGCGTGGGTAACTACCGCACTACCGACTGGCACGAAAATCACATGAAAGAGCCGACCTCTGTGGTGCCCGGTTCTATAATGCCTGCTTATAAGCATCACTTTAGCAACAACGCCGACATCGAGACGGCATACGGCGAAGCGGTAACGACGAAAAAGGTATTTGGCGTACCGTACGACGTAGAGGGCATGCCAAAACTCGGCACCTACGAGCAGGCACAAGCAGCCGCCAAAGAAGAAGCCGCCGTTATAGTTGAAGAGATGAAAGATGAAGAGGTCAAAAAGGCCTTTGAGCGCGGAGAGATCCGCGAGATAGTGGCGCTCATCGCCTATCTAAATAGCTTAAAATAG
- the ccoN gene encoding cytochrome-c oxidase, cbb3-type subunit I, producing the protein MRLDRALSYDYTVAKYFMFATILFGIVGMGIGVLIAFQMAYPDLNYLAGEYGTFSRLRPLHTAGVIFGFMLSGVFATWYYIGQRVLKVSMSESPFLMAVGKLHFWIYMLVMAGGVFSLFAGVSTSKEYAELEWPLDIGVVVLWVLWGVSIFGLIGIRRERTLYISVWYFIATFLGIAMLYLFNNMAVPTKLVSGYGNWWHSVSMYAGANDALVQWWYGHNAVAFVFTVPIIAQIYYFLPKESGQPIFSYKLSIFSFWSLMFLYLWAGGHHLIYSAVPDWMQTMGSVFSVVLILPSWGSAINMLLTMRGEWQQLRENPLIKFMILGSTFYMFSTLEGPILAIKSVNALAHFTDWVPGHVHDGTLGWVGFMTMAALYHMTPRVFKREIYSKSLMEIQFWIQTIGIVLYFSSMWIAGITQGMMWRATDEYGNLAYSFIDTVINIVPYYWIRAVGGLLYLLGFFIFVYNIYKSFGAKSLEKEPLSASPAGVKEVANV; encoded by the coding sequence ATGCGACTAGACAGGGCGCTAAGCTACGACTACACGGTCGCCAAGTATTTTATGTTCGCGACGATACTGTTTGGGATAGTCGGCATGGGCATAGGCGTGCTGATAGCCTTTCAGATGGCATATCCCGATCTAAACTATCTCGCGGGCGAATACGGCACCTTTAGCCGCCTAAGACCGCTGCACACGGCGGGCGTGATATTCGGATTTATGCTCTCGGGCGTATTTGCGACGTGGTACTACATCGGACAGAGGGTTTTAAAGGTCTCGATGAGCGAGTCGCCGTTTTTGATGGCGGTGGGCAAACTGCACTTTTGGATATATATGCTAGTTATGGCAGGCGGCGTGTTTAGTCTCTTTGCCGGCGTTAGTACGTCAAAAGAGTACGCAGAGCTAGAGTGGCCGCTAGATATCGGCGTGGTCGTGCTTTGGGTGCTTTGGGGCGTTAGTATATTCGGCCTTATTGGTATCCGCCGCGAGAGGACGCTTTATATCTCGGTTTGGTATTTTATCGCGACGTTTCTGGGTATCGCGATGCTTTATCTGTTTAATAACATGGCCGTGCCAACCAAGCTAGTTTCAGGATATGGCAACTGGTGGCACTCGGTCTCGATGTATGCGGGCGCAAACGACGCGCTAGTGCAGTGGTGGTACGGGCATAACGCCGTGGCGTTTGTGTTTACCGTGCCGATAATCGCTCAAATTTACTATTTCCTCCCTAAAGAGAGCGGTCAGCCGATATTTTCTTACAAGCTTTCGATTTTCTCATTTTGGAGCCTGATGTTTCTTTATCTTTGGGCGGGCGGACACCATCTGATCTACTCTGCGGTGCCTGACTGGATGCAGACGATGGGCTCGGTGTTCTCGGTGGTTTTGATACTGCCGTCTTGGGGTTCAGCTATAAATATGCTTCTAACGATGCGCGGCGAGTGGCAGCAGCTTAGAGAAAATCCTCTTATCAAATTTATGATTTTAGGCTCGACGTTTTATATGTTTTCGACTCTTGAAGGACCGATTTTGGCGATCAAATCAGTAAATGCTCTCGCGCACTTTACCGACTGGGTACCAGGCCACGTGCATGACGGTACGCTAGGCTGGGTTGGATTTATGACGATGGCAGCGCTTTATCACATGACGCCGCGCGTGTTTAAACGCGAAATTTACTCAAAATCCTTGATGGAAATTCAGTTTTGGATACAGACTATCGGCATAGTGCTTTACTTTTCATCGATGTGGATAGCTGGCATCACTCAGGGTATGATGTGGCGCGCGACCGACGAGTACGGAAATTTGGCCTATTCGTTTATCGATACGGTGATAAACATAGTGCCGTACTACTGGATCAGAGCCGTGGGCGGACTGCTATATCTGCTTGGATTTTTTATATTTGTTTACAATATTTACAAGAGTTTTGGCGCCAAATCGCTCGAAAAAGAGCCGCTAAGCGCGAGTCCTGCGGGCGTAAAGGAGGTTGCTAATGTTTAG